The sequence TGGGAGACAGACCTTGGCTATGGAATTGGGGACTGAGGCCTGCAAAACTGTGACCCTGAGAAGGATTTAGGAGTTTGAGGAGGAAAGAAACTCTCCCAAGGTGACATAGCAGGATGGTGGCAGAACCAAGACTAGAATCCCTCTCTCCCAACGTGCAGCCCAGTGCACTTCCCACTGGCCCATGTCTTGGCCCCcttggctgctgctttctgttgcCATTAAGAGTCCAGCTCAGATGCAGCTTGTCAGACAGGAGatgcacacactgtgctctctctcatACTGATGTTTacctttgttctttcttgttttgctgttttccttcAACTTAGAACAAGATTCACTTGGTCTGGGTGATTTTTTTCTGGCTTTGCGCAATGATAttatagccatgtcagtcccagaatattagagacacaaagtgggggaggagatatctttcattggaccaaattctgttggcaagagagaccagctttccagcttacacagtTTAAGTACATAGTAAAAACACCCCTATAGTTCAAATGAAAACCTGGCTTTAATTTCCAAGTCCCAAAGCATTTTCTGTTGTCTCCTTTAGCTCAGCATGGAGCTTCTGCTCCAGCATAGATAAAAGACGTTGATCACCCGTTTCAGGATCTCTTTTGTTGTCACCCCATACACAATGGGGTTTAACATGGGGGGAATGAGCACGTAAAGGTTGGCCAGTAGGTTTACAATATAACCTGGGATGATGTGCCCAAACTGGTGTGCTAAAGAGGAGAAAACAGCCGGCACGTAGAACATCAGTATGACACAGATGTGGGAGCCACAGGTGCGGAGAGCCTTGAGCCGGGCGTCCTTGGAGGGGAGCCTGAAGACGGCCCTGAGGATCAAACCATAAGATACAGCAATGAGCACAATATCCAAACCAATTACTAAAATAGCCACAGCTACGCCATACCAGACATGGATTTTGATGTCGTCGCAGGCCAGTCGGGCTAAGATCATATGCTCACAATAGGTGTGAGGCAGGAGGTTGGTTCTGCAGAACTTCAGCTGCTTCGTGAGCAAGATGAGAGGGAAAATGATACAGAAACTTCTTGTGACAACTGCCAGCCCCATCTTCCCGATCACAGGCTTGGTTAGCACACTGGTGTATCTCAGGGGGTCGCAGATGGCAACGTACCGATCAAACGCCATGGCCAGCAGGATGGCCGACTCGGCAATAAAACTGACATGGATGAAGAACATCTGGGTCAGGCAGCCAGCAAAAGTAATTTCCCCTGCTCTAAACCAGAATACAGCCAGCATCTTGGGCACTGTGGTGGTAGATAACAGCAGATCAGCAGCGGCCAGCATGGAGACGAATAGAtacatgggctcatgga is a genomic window of Natator depressus isolate rNatDep1 chromosome 1, rNatDep2.hap1, whole genome shotgun sequence containing:
- the LOC142000458 gene encoding olfactory receptor 52B2-like → MLADNHTFFDPVTYILTGIPGTEESHVWIAIPFCLMYVTTLCGNSLLLFIILTERSLHEPMYLFVSMLAAADLLLSTTTVPKMLAVFWFRAGEITFAGCLTQMFFIHVSFIAESAILLAMAFDRYVAICDPLRYTSVLTKPVIGKMGLAVVTRSFCIIFPLILLTKQLKFCRTNLLPHTYCEHMILARLACDDIKIHVWYGVAVAILVIGLDIVLIAVSYGLILRAVFRLPSKDARLKALRTCGSHICVILMFYVPAVFSSLAHQFGHIIPGYIVNLLANLYVLIPPMLNPIVYGVTTKEILKRVINVFYLCWSRSSMLS